One window from the genome of Dyadobacter sp. CECT 9275 encodes:
- a CDS encoding ABC transporter permease — MFENYFKIAIRSLLKNKLFSFINIFGLALGMSCSLLIWLWIKDEISFNSFYPNLENIYNVRSGSEWKGEYSVGDPVPGPWLEAIQKEVPEVAAITKITWNRNLLLKAGEKSTKENGIYATSDFFKVFQTPFVAGNPKTAIEQPTSIAISRKLAEKYFGKTDVVGRTFRLDNATDLIVSAVFEDIPHNSSVRFDWIVNFKVQEQDWMKWWGNSSFKIYALLAPNANPQNAEKVMQKIIKKNAPPQLISFPVIQSMKDHYLFSEYEGLKATGGRIEYVRAFGIVAIFILLIACVNFMNLATARSVKRAKEVGVRKVVGAEKKFLVVQFIGESLIVSILAAVLALIFVLVLLPVFNQVVEKQIIINFTDPVLWLTLVGLVCITGLVAGSYPALYLSALQPIRILKGRLTFSNKSNYLRKGLVVFQFGLSIFLIIGMLVIGRQMNYIQTKRLGLDRENVLYISLEGDLYKKLEAFRQEILNSPSVAAATTTGELPTDISGRSGDLDWAGRDKELSNTVSATYAGYDFVKTMNIKILSGRDFSPEFPGDTSNYIINEAAAKMMNMKDPVGKKVKFWMGEGTIVGLMKDFHLNSFHRAIEPLILVNYKGQNTEFMMIRTLPGKTEEAIKHIENVTRAFNPNYPFAYHFLDEDYEKMYRSEMIVNTLIKYFGILAIVISCLGLLGLAAFTAEQRTKEIGIRKVMGANVSSVVTLLSKEFVKLILIAIVITSPVAWYLMNKWLSDFIYHIDLTADIFIISGVIALSIALFTVSFQSVKAALMNPIASLQSE, encoded by the coding sequence ATGTTTGAAAATTACTTTAAAATAGCGATCCGGAGTTTGTTAAAGAACAAGCTTTTCTCTTTTATCAATATTTTCGGACTGGCATTGGGGATGTCATGCAGCCTGCTGATCTGGCTTTGGATTAAAGACGAAATTTCATTTAACAGTTTTTACCCCAACCTTGAAAATATTTACAACGTACGGTCGGGCTCGGAATGGAAGGGCGAGTACAGCGTAGGGGATCCGGTTCCGGGCCCCTGGCTGGAGGCCATTCAAAAGGAGGTTCCGGAAGTGGCCGCCATTACCAAAATTACCTGGAACCGTAACCTGCTATTGAAAGCAGGAGAAAAGTCGACCAAGGAAAATGGAATTTATGCAACCTCTGATTTCTTCAAAGTTTTTCAGACACCTTTTGTGGCCGGAAACCCTAAAACAGCTATTGAGCAACCCACCTCCATCGCCATTTCCCGTAAACTGGCCGAAAAATATTTTGGCAAAACGGATGTAGTCGGCCGCACCTTCAGGCTGGACAATGCCACCGACCTCATTGTGAGCGCTGTGTTTGAGGATATTCCGCACAACTCTTCGGTACGTTTTGACTGGATCGTCAATTTTAAGGTTCAGGAACAGGACTGGATGAAGTGGTGGGGGAATTCCAGTTTTAAAATATATGCCTTACTCGCACCCAATGCCAATCCTCAGAATGCGGAAAAGGTCATGCAAAAGATCATCAAGAAAAATGCTCCGCCTCAGCTCATAAGCTTTCCGGTTATCCAGAGCATGAAGGATCATTATCTCTTCTCTGAATATGAAGGACTTAAAGCAACTGGCGGTCGTATTGAGTATGTGAGGGCATTCGGGATTGTTGCCATTTTCATACTGCTGATCGCCTGTGTGAATTTCATGAACCTGGCTACCGCCCGTTCGGTCAAAAGAGCCAAGGAAGTGGGTGTACGCAAGGTGGTAGGTGCGGAAAAGAAATTTCTGGTCGTGCAATTTATTGGGGAGTCGCTCATTGTGAGTATCCTGGCGGCGGTTCTGGCGCTCATTTTTGTACTGGTTTTACTTCCAGTGTTTAACCAGGTGGTCGAGAAACAGATCATCATCAATTTCACTGATCCTGTGCTGTGGCTCACACTTGTGGGGCTTGTGTGCATCACAGGTCTCGTAGCAGGCAGTTATCCGGCCTTGTATCTGTCTGCTTTACAACCTATCAGAATTTTAAAAGGGCGCCTTACTTTCTCAAATAAAAGTAACTACCTGCGCAAAGGACTGGTAGTGTTTCAGTTTGGCCTTTCTATATTTCTCATCATTGGCATGCTGGTGATCGGCCGGCAAATGAATTATATTCAAACAAAAAGACTGGGGCTTGACCGCGAAAATGTATTGTACATTTCGCTTGAAGGAGACCTGTACAAAAAACTGGAAGCATTTCGCCAGGAGATATTAAATTCCCCTTCCGTTGCCGCAGCTACCACCACAGGTGAATTGCCTACCGATATTAGCGGCCGCTCCGGCGACCTGGACTGGGCTGGCCGCGACAAAGAGCTCTCAAACACCGTAAGCGCCACCTATGCGGGGTATGATTTTGTCAAAACCATGAATATCAAAATTCTTTCCGGACGCGATTTTTCTCCGGAATTCCCCGGCGATACGTCCAATTATATCATCAATGAAGCAGCAGCCAAAATGATGAACATGAAAGATCCGGTGGGCAAGAAGGTGAAATTCTGGATGGGAGAGGGAACCATCGTCGGGCTGATGAAGGATTTCCATCTGAACTCCTTTCACAGAGCCATCGAACCGCTGATACTGGTCAATTACAAAGGGCAGAATACCGAATTTATGATGATACGGACATTGCCGGGTAAAACAGAAGAAGCCATAAAGCATATCGAAAACGTTACCCGCGCTTTCAATCCCAACTATCCTTTTGCCTATCATTTTCTGGATGAAGACTATGAGAAAATGTACCGCTCCGAGATGATTGTGAACACACTGATCAAATATTTCGGGATACTGGCCATTGTGATATCCTGCCTGGGATTACTTGGACTGGCAGCTTTTACAGCCGAGCAGCGTACCAAAGAAATTGGCATCAGGAAAGTAATGGGAGCCAACGTATCCAGTGTGGTGACGCTCCTGTCCAAAGAATTTGTAAAACTGATCCTGATTGCCATCGTCATAACTTCTCCCGTGGCATGGTATCTGATGAACAAATGGCTCAGCGATTTTATATACCACATTGATCTCACAGCGGATATTTTTATAATCTCGGGGGTAATCGCCCTCTCAATAGCCTTATTTACAGTGAGTTTCCAGAGCGTCAAGGCTGCGCTGATGAACCCGATAGCTTCTTTGCAATCGGAATAA
- a CDS encoding helix-turn-helix domain-containing protein: protein MILKRILPRPELVHLIDTFWVFENDFGVPTDDSRVIAPNGKAKFIYSYRNGLSTVENGIQTDYKEQDIFFIGIWDRPVTLVSKSRATGTIGIELTPNGLHRFTRLSASEVSNRIHSFSDIYGAAGQNLLERLSNTQNLEEKITELQNFLVAIIQSTNRNNALIDDSVRLIQNASGLYTIKDLVDKSGYSKRYLDMLFKDHLGISPKTYAGIVRFQSFYDLWANTEQTDFYKDSLYELYYDQAHFIKEFKRFTGHTPWRYANLKNDFGKIFYRR, encoded by the coding sequence ATGATACTAAAGCGCATCCTGCCAAGACCAGAACTGGTTCATCTCATTGACACTTTCTGGGTTTTTGAAAACGATTTTGGAGTACCTACGGACGACAGCCGAGTAATTGCTCCGAATGGCAAGGCTAAGTTTATTTATTCCTACCGCAATGGCCTGTCCACGGTAGAAAACGGTATCCAGACAGACTACAAAGAACAGGATATTTTCTTCATCGGCATCTGGGACAGACCTGTCACGCTGGTTTCAAAATCCCGGGCCACCGGAACAATTGGCATAGAACTTACTCCAAACGGACTGCACCGCTTTACAAGATTATCAGCTTCCGAAGTTTCCAACAGAATACACAGCTTTTCTGACATATATGGCGCGGCAGGCCAAAACCTTTTGGAACGACTTTCAAATACGCAGAATCTGGAGGAAAAAATTACAGAGTTGCAAAACTTTCTAGTTGCTATTATCCAGTCGACTAATAGAAACAATGCGTTGATTGACGATTCGGTACGCCTGATCCAAAACGCCTCGGGCCTGTATACAATCAAAGACCTCGTAGATAAATCAGGGTACTCCAAACGCTACCTGGATATGCTTTTCAAGGATCACCTGGGCATTTCTCCCAAAACCTATGCAGGTATAGTCAGGTTTCAGTCCTTCTATGATTTGTGGGCCAATACGGAACAGACAGACTTCTACAAGGACAGTTTATACGAATTGTATTATGATCAGGCCCACTTCATCAAAGAGTTCAAAAGATTTACCGGGCACACGCCATGGCGTTATGCCAATTTGAAGAATGACTTCGGGAAAATATTTTACCGAAGGTGA
- a CDS encoding VOC family protein: MNLVSIRIITAQIDRLIPFYAEITQASIKQYTPDFAELKTKTATLAIGSTRTLQFFGGESVAQAGENHSAIIEFMVDDVEKEYERLSDFLQPYIVQKPTMMPWGNKSLLFRDPDGNLVNLFTPATSEAIQKFATDPHAAS, translated from the coding sequence ATGAATCTAGTATCCATTCGCATCATTACAGCGCAGATTGATCGCTTAATACCGTTTTATGCAGAAATCACGCAGGCTTCTATTAAACAGTATACCCCTGACTTTGCGGAACTAAAGACGAAAACCGCCACGCTGGCTATAGGCAGTACCAGAACATTACAGTTTTTCGGTGGTGAAAGTGTCGCCCAGGCGGGTGAAAACCATAGCGCCATCATCGAATTTATGGTAGACGATGTTGAGAAGGAATATGAGAGGCTGAGCGATTTTCTTCAGCCCTATATCGTTCAAAAACCAACCATGATGCCCTGGGGGAATAAATCTCTTTTGTTCCGTGACCCCGATGGCAATCTGGTAAACCTGTTTACACCAGCGACCTCGGAAGCGATCCAAAAATTCGCGACAGATCCCCACGCAGCGTCCTGA
- a CDS encoding DUF5655 domain-containing protein encodes MDKVTAETMAANLLTNTGKSLAEWADFAKKNNKGKHGESVKWLKENFGLGLFFADLIVHRANGTDAGSFTDDQLITKQYQGKEHLRAIYDTLISQITSFGSDIEIAPKKGYVSLRRKKQFACLKPATKTRFEIELILKGQPATPLLEAITGAGVMCTHKIKIEKASEINIEMINWIKLAYSKAN; translated from the coding sequence ATGGACAAAGTAACAGCTGAAACAATGGCGGCCAATCTGTTAACAAACACAGGTAAAAGCCTGGCGGAATGGGCAGATTTCGCGAAGAAAAACAACAAAGGCAAGCACGGCGAAAGTGTAAAATGGCTGAAAGAAAATTTCGGTTTGGGTCTGTTTTTTGCGGATCTGATCGTGCACAGAGCCAATGGGACCGATGCGGGTTCTTTTACAGATGACCAACTGATAACAAAGCAGTACCAGGGCAAGGAGCACCTGAGAGCCATATATGACACCCTCATTTCGCAGATTACATCTTTCGGTTCCGACATTGAAATAGCCCCGAAAAAAGGGTACGTCAGTCTGAGGCGGAAAAAGCAGTTTGCCTGTCTGAAACCGGCTACAAAAACGCGATTTGAGATTGAGCTGATCCTCAAAGGCCAGCCCGCTACTCCATTACTTGAAGCCATTACAGGGGCTGGGGTCATGTGCACACATAAGATAAAAATTGAGAAAGCAAGTGAAATAAACATTGAGATGATTAACTGGATTAAACTCGCCTATAGCAAAGCAAATTAA
- a CDS encoding RagB/SusD family nutrient uptake outer membrane protein translates to MENRKHKIWILSLLTASLFIVSGCSDFLDNPLENQAPSVTIDYTDMNRMYQPVSGAYSSVSKGGFASWVHTFIKASQSDDIDPRTGYSEVNELIHTYKSGAVIKGFWALDDMWSRYYGSILTCNSALTELDKFGANISASDEANKKLLVRYQAEVRFLRALLHYFVSRSFGDVPILGIESVDPAYLGTVGKSKVEDVRKHVITEMDFCIANLEDARPNEATHQGGVTKYTALFLKAKAAMDLAGNDNGSAYWDTVLETTEQIINSGKFSLFPDYYQLWKKPGKLSNESILEFQYTDFGNPTGDVVTSGGQVWDNFYLFQAPENTYGDPINGSGWLIPSDAAVKFLKDRNDAIRQKTTIQLSGIDGRPGTYSVTPDGDTISGNTSGKKYFNGKAYFPKSQMTPGRTGWYGANNNVRVFRYAEVLLMNAEVKIRKGQSGDAPLNLVRQRVGLTPLTKATIQQLLDERHAEFICEWWGERFNDLVRTDQAAMVLQGFVKGESEFFPIPQAQEDRNTNLKN, encoded by the coding sequence ATGGAAAATAGAAAACATAAAATATGGATTTTAAGTCTGCTGACTGCCTCGCTTTTTATTGTGTCCGGCTGCTCCGACTTCTTAGACAATCCGCTCGAAAATCAGGCACCGTCTGTAACGATCGACTACACCGATATGAACCGGATGTACCAGCCAGTGTCAGGAGCTTACTCTTCAGTGAGCAAAGGAGGATTTGCTTCCTGGGTTCACACATTCATCAAAGCTTCACAGAGCGATGACATCGACCCGCGCACAGGATACAGTGAAGTAAATGAGCTGATTCACACTTATAAAAGCGGTGCTGTAATCAAAGGCTTCTGGGCCCTGGACGATATGTGGAGCAGATATTACGGTTCCATCCTAACCTGTAACAGTGCCTTGACGGAACTGGATAAATTCGGAGCAAATATCAGCGCCTCTGACGAAGCGAATAAAAAACTCCTGGTCCGTTACCAGGCCGAAGTGCGTTTTCTGAGAGCTCTGCTGCATTACTTCGTAAGCCGCTCTTTTGGAGACGTGCCCATTCTGGGCATTGAAAGTGTGGATCCTGCCTATCTGGGGACTGTAGGCAAAAGCAAGGTTGAGGATGTAAGAAAGCACGTGATCACTGAAATGGATTTCTGTATTGCCAATCTGGAAGATGCCCGCCCCAACGAGGCCACTCATCAGGGAGGCGTCACCAAATACACGGCATTATTCCTGAAGGCCAAAGCGGCAATGGACCTGGCAGGCAATGATAACGGAAGTGCTTACTGGGATACCGTACTGGAAACTACGGAACAGATCATAAACAGCGGGAAATTCTCACTTTTCCCGGATTATTATCAGTTATGGAAAAAACCAGGAAAACTTTCCAACGAATCAATACTGGAATTCCAATATACCGACTTCGGGAATCCAACAGGCGACGTAGTTACTTCCGGTGGCCAGGTATGGGACAACTTTTATCTTTTTCAGGCCCCGGAGAATACTTACGGTGATCCGATCAACGGAAGTGGCTGGCTGATACCTTCCGACGCTGCCGTTAAATTCCTTAAAGATCGCAATGACGCAATCAGGCAAAAAACGACCATTCAACTTTCCGGCATTGACGGTAGGCCGGGCACATATAGTGTAACTCCCGACGGAGATACCATTTCTGGCAACACTTCCGGAAAAAAATATTTCAATGGAAAGGCTTACTTCCCCAAATCACAAATGACTCCCGGCAGAACAGGCTGGTATGGTGCCAACAACAATGTTCGGGTGTTCCGTTACGCGGAAGTTTTGCTGATGAATGCTGAAGTTAAAATCCGGAAAGGACAAAGCGGAGATGCTCCTCTGAATCTGGTCCGTCAGCGGGTGGGCCTTACACCGCTTACCAAAGCCACCATTCAGCAACTTCTGGATGAGCGCCATGCCGAATTTATATGTGAATGGTGGGGTGAACGGTTCAACGACCTCGTAAGAACCGACCAGGCCGCCATGGTACTGCAAGGCTTTGTGAAAGGAGAAAGCGAGTTTTTCCCTATTCCGCAGGCTCAGGAAGACCGGAACACAAATCTTAAAAACTGA
- a CDS encoding RNA polymerase sigma factor, whose translation MAKFDESASDDNVLWNYFRSGDENAFGEIARKYYRSLFTYGTKFSRDREFVKDCIQDLYFELWSKRETIGETDFVKFYLLKSLRRKIHRESSRRNWISDEGELDFETDDGDLSIEQKIIEFESNAEKVRLINHHLPLLPKRQQEIIYLKFYENLDNESIAQVMSISRQAAANLLYRSIKELKDRI comes from the coding sequence ATGGCAAAATTCGATGAGTCTGCTTCTGACGACAACGTATTGTGGAACTACTTCAGGAGTGGTGATGAAAATGCTTTTGGCGAAATTGCCCGGAAGTACTATCGAAGCCTGTTTACTTATGGGACGAAATTTTCCCGCGACCGGGAGTTTGTGAAAGATTGTATTCAGGACCTTTATTTTGAACTGTGGAGTAAAAGGGAAACGATTGGCGAAACCGATTTCGTTAAATTTTACCTGCTCAAATCCCTTCGCAGAAAAATACACCGTGAGAGCAGCAGGCGGAACTGGATTTCGGACGAAGGAGAACTCGACTTCGAAACCGATGACGGAGACCTGTCCATTGAGCAAAAAATCATAGAGTTTGAATCTAACGCCGAAAAGGTCCGGCTGATCAATCATCATCTTCCGCTTTTACCCAAACGGCAACAGGAAATTATCTACCTTAAGTTTTATGAAAACCTGGACAATGAGTCTATTGCGCAGGTGATGTCCATTTCAAGGCAGGCCGCTGCCAATCTGTTATACCGTTCGATCAAAGAATTGAAAGATCGGATTTAG
- a CDS encoding LIC_13387 family protein has translation MIKPATLLRIAAGCLLFFAVGHSAGHLARHRVTDPKAKEVIRYMTENKFDMFGQMRSYDENYTGMSFNLILTLLCLACILWILSFQAEKQPVLTRNILIPVTICILGFGVTSFLYFFMLPALTCLAASVSMLLCIVYLSRIRSM, from the coding sequence ATGATCAAGCCAGCAACATTACTAAGGATAGCGGCAGGGTGTCTCCTGTTCTTTGCAGTCGGACATAGTGCCGGACATTTGGCCAGGCATCGGGTGACGGACCCGAAAGCTAAAGAGGTAATCCGCTATATGACAGAAAACAAATTTGACATGTTTGGTCAAATGCGCAGCTATGACGAGAACTACACCGGAATGAGTTTCAATCTCATTCTTACACTACTATGCCTTGCCTGCATACTCTGGATATTATCTTTCCAGGCTGAGAAACAACCAGTTCTAACTCGAAATATTCTGATACCGGTTACCATCTGTATCCTAGGTTTTGGTGTGACAAGTTTTCTGTATTTTTTTATGCTGCCTGCCCTGACCTGTCTAGCGGCATCAGTTTCCATGTTGTTGTGCATTGTGTACCTTTCAAGAATCCGCAGCATGTGA
- a CDS encoding SusC/RagA family TonB-linked outer membrane protein, giving the protein MKENRLKTFTLLILLLLTFGSISLAQSLDVTGTVKDETGAVIPGATILVKSTTVGTATDENGAFSIKVPDQASVLVVSSVSYVTQEIIVGQKSVIDVVLAADVTQLSDVVVIGYGTQKKGDLTAPVSTINTDDMLKRTTATPMEALQGSVPGVQVVTSGSPGSSPSVRIRGIGSFNNSNPLYVVDGMFVDDIGFLNPNDIADMSVLKDASGAAIYGVRAANGVVIITTKKGKLNMKTRVTYNGYAGLQMPTNVPKMANGQQFAAYALEWRTPADSGSVRESVARYGGSGLNPSTSTDWYKNLLRKQALITNQGVDVQGGSDKVTYTAGFNYTYQNGVMEAKNDFRRYNFRLQMEAKAFSWLKLGFTSIFNNSTTHFPNNQAFLTAYTASPLFPVYDDKNVNAFPVKFANSGLIGRGDENAIAQAYYNFNRLKQFQILPSVYAEADFWENRLTFRSQLSQLYSSGLRANYVPQRSLGTAVLVSNLASTQERTTNYILDNLLTYRDGIGSHNWTVLLGQSSRQEQWRMTRVSADNVPADEEFWYTRQGTPNSAYYDEDGYRNRGVSFFARGTYDFDRKYLLTATFRADGSSKYQTKWGYFPSLGLGWVLSHENFMKDQDLFDFLKLRGSWGKLGNDGIRPNSGYASVTVGNQGSSIFGSTGTSNGQYVPGYTVNNFFANITWEVVTEWDFGIDFELLKNKLKGSVDYYNRKTSNVALERSFPFGAPNIYGNWASMENSGVDVSLSWNHQIGKLGYQIGANLSTLNNKVTDIGSLLNIPGGYSEWMAEFPNRIEVGQPIQYFYGYDVIGIYQNQQEIDADPVAVNANAAVPGTVQPGFFKYRDRNGNGIRDDGDRTFLGSYLPKVTYGFNASLTYGRFDFSVVFQGVAGNKIMNLNRGRYVKGQSSLNLDAEFYENLWTGPGSTNSYPSAFALSRSWNRPQGASFFVENGSYLRVQNVQLGYNFKIGDKSPVSMRVFATADRPLIFTKYSGFTPEISGIGYDANVYPISSTYSIGVRATF; this is encoded by the coding sequence ATGAAAGAAAATCGTCTAAAAACCTTTACTCTTTTGATCCTGTTGCTGCTAACATTTGGGTCCATTTCACTCGCTCAGAGCCTTGATGTCACAGGAACTGTGAAGGACGAAACCGGAGCCGTAATTCCCGGCGCAACCATTCTTGTAAAGAGTACAACGGTCGGAACCGCTACCGACGAAAATGGGGCTTTCAGTATCAAAGTGCCCGACCAGGCATCGGTCCTGGTGGTTTCCTCGGTAAGTTATGTAACCCAGGAAATAATTGTGGGTCAGAAATCAGTGATTGACGTCGTCCTCGCTGCCGATGTCACGCAGCTTTCCGATGTGGTGGTCATCGGGTACGGAACGCAGAAAAAGGGCGATCTGACGGCACCCGTTTCCACCATTAATACGGATGATATGCTGAAACGGACCACGGCTACGCCCATGGAAGCGCTGCAGGGAAGCGTGCCGGGCGTGCAGGTGGTAACGAGCGGGTCGCCGGGAAGCTCGCCCAGTGTGAGGATTCGCGGGATAGGCTCGTTCAACAATTCCAATCCGTTATACGTAGTGGATGGTATGTTTGTGGACGACATCGGCTTCTTAAACCCCAACGACATTGCAGACATGTCGGTACTGAAAGATGCCTCGGGAGCGGCCATCTATGGGGTACGCGCCGCCAATGGCGTGGTGATCATCACCACCAAAAAAGGGAAGCTAAACATGAAAACCAGGGTGACTTACAACGGATATGCCGGTTTGCAGATGCCCACCAACGTCCCCAAAATGGCCAACGGGCAGCAGTTTGCAGCTTATGCACTGGAATGGCGGACACCAGCCGACTCCGGGTCTGTGAGAGAATCAGTAGCCAGGTATGGGGGCAGCGGGTTAAATCCCTCCACCAGCACCGATTGGTACAAAAACCTGCTGCGAAAACAAGCGCTGATCACCAACCAGGGTGTGGATGTTCAGGGAGGCAGCGACAAGGTGACCTATACGGCCGGTTTTAATTACACCTACCAAAATGGGGTGATGGAGGCTAAAAATGATTTCAGAAGGTACAATTTCCGCCTGCAGATGGAGGCAAAGGCTTTCTCCTGGCTGAAATTGGGTTTCACTTCTATCTTCAACAACTCCACCACCCATTTTCCTAACAACCAAGCGTTCCTGACGGCTTATACCGCCTCGCCCCTGTTTCCTGTTTATGACGACAAGAACGTAAACGCATTCCCGGTAAAGTTTGCAAACAGCGGTCTCATTGGCAGAGGAGATGAAAATGCAATTGCGCAGGCCTATTACAATTTCAACAGGCTGAAACAGTTCCAGATTTTACCATCTGTTTACGCGGAAGCAGATTTCTGGGAAAACCGGCTCACCTTTCGCTCGCAGCTCAGCCAGCTCTATTCATCAGGTCTCCGGGCCAATTATGTACCTCAGCGTTCGCTGGGAACGGCCGTGCTTGTCTCCAATCTGGCGTCTACGCAGGAGCGTACCACCAACTATATTCTTGACAACCTGCTGACCTACAGGGATGGTATAGGATCGCACAACTGGACTGTGCTGCTCGGACAATCATCCCGGCAGGAACAATGGCGGATGACCCGGGTTTCGGCTGATAACGTTCCGGCCGACGAGGAGTTCTGGTATACCCGGCAGGGAACGCCTAACAGTGCCTATTATGATGAAGACGGATACCGTAACAGAGGGGTGTCTTTCTTTGCACGCGGTACCTATGACTTTGACCGTAAGTACCTTCTGACCGCCACTTTCCGCGCCGATGGCAGCTCTAAATACCAAACCAAGTGGGGGTATTTCCCTTCCCTTGGCCTTGGGTGGGTATTGAGCCACGAAAATTTCATGAAAGACCAGGACCTGTTTGACTTTCTCAAACTGCGGGGAAGCTGGGGTAAGCTGGGAAATGACGGTATCCGCCCCAACTCAGGCTATGCCAGCGTAACGGTAGGAAATCAGGGTTCATCTATTTTTGGTTCTACCGGTACGTCCAACGGGCAGTATGTCCCTGGGTATACTGTAAACAATTTCTTCGCCAACATCACCTGGGAGGTAGTCACAGAATGGGATTTCGGAATTGATTTCGAACTTCTTAAAAACAAGCTGAAGGGTTCCGTTGATTACTACAACCGTAAAACCAGCAACGTGGCCCTGGAAAGGTCGTTCCCATTTGGAGCTCCCAACATTTACGGCAACTGGGCTTCCATGGAAAACAGCGGGGTCGACGTCTCCCTGAGCTGGAATCATCAGATCGGGAAACTGGGTTATCAGATCGGTGCAAATCTTTCCACCCTCAACAACAAGGTTACCGATATCGGCTCACTGCTTAACATTCCTGGCGGATATTCCGAGTGGATGGCCGAGTTCCCGAACCGCATAGAAGTGGGACAGCCCATTCAGTATTTCTATGGATATGATGTGATCGGTATTTATCAGAACCAACAGGAAATAGATGCGGACCCCGTAGCCGTGAATGCGAACGCGGCCGTACCCGGCACAGTACAGCCAGGTTTTTTCAAGTACCGGGATCGGAATGGCAACGGAATCCGTGACGACGGCGACCGTACCTTCCTGGGATCTTACCTGCCAAAAGTTACCTATGGCTTTAATGCCAGCCTTACTTACGGCCGTTTTGATTTCAGCGTGGTTTTCCAGGGTGTGGCAGGCAATAAAATAATGAACCTCAACCGCGGCAGATACGTCAAAGGGCAGTCGTCGCTCAACCTGGATGCAGAGTTTTACGAAAACCTCTGGACCGGCCCCGGCTCCACCAATTCGTATCCTTCTGCTTTCGCACTTTCCAGATCCTGGAACCGGCCGCAGGGCGCTTCCTTCTTTGTCGAAAATGGTTCTTATCTGCGCGTGCAGAATGTGCAACTTGGGTATAACTTCAAGATTGGCGACAAATCGCCGGTATCCATGCGTGTTTTTGCTACTGCAGACCGGCCTCTGATTTTCACGAAGTACTCCGGTTTTACACCGGAAATATCCGGAATCGGGTACGATGCCAACGTATACCCGATATCATCTACCTATAGCATCGGCGTAAGAGCCACTTTTTAA
- a CDS encoding AraC family transcriptional regulator: MDPLLLKVKKTETDSFSVNHFKYHGSFPGLWHYHSEYELTLIIKSSGTRFVGDHIDRYTENDLIFIGKNLAHTWKTDAALPDTDVFSEALVIHFREDFLGKMFFSTPELAEVEKFLRMSRRGMKIIGQTQTQVISHMYQIGSLSGVEKLIKLLQILSLLAGSEDLMFLSSDGYSQYINENDNDRLNKVHAYIMDSFKSQIRLTDAADIAHMSPTAFSRYFKQRMQKPFSQFVIELKVGYACKLLMQHQFSILQICYECGFQNVSNFNKQFKQYTELSPKQFQLKHKSLRLQASLYQHQVQENL, encoded by the coding sequence ATGGACCCGCTTCTTTTAAAAGTCAAAAAAACAGAAACAGATTCTTTCAGTGTAAATCACTTTAAGTATCATGGCAGCTTTCCAGGCCTGTGGCATTACCACTCCGAGTATGAGCTGACATTGATCATCAAAAGCTCCGGAACCCGGTTCGTGGGCGACCATATTGACCGGTACACGGAAAACGACCTGATTTTTATAGGCAAGAATTTAGCTCATACCTGGAAAACCGATGCTGCATTACCTGATACCGATGTGTTCTCGGAAGCACTGGTCATACATTTCAGGGAAGATTTCTTAGGAAAAATGTTCTTTTCGACACCGGAACTGGCTGAAGTTGAAAAATTCCTGCGGATGTCGCGCCGCGGAATGAAAATTATAGGACAGACACAGACACAGGTCATCTCACATATGTACCAGATCGGATCTTTATCCGGGGTTGAAAAGCTGATCAAGCTGCTTCAGATACTCAGTTTGCTGGCAGGATCAGAAGATCTGATGTTTTTATCCAGCGATGGATACAGCCAGTATATCAACGAAAACGATAACGACCGGCTCAATAAAGTACATGCTTATATCATGGACAGTTTCAAATCACAGATCCGTCTGACCGATGCGGCCGATATTGCCCACATGAGCCCTACAGCCTTTTCGAGGTACTTTAAGCAAAGAATGCAGAAACCGTTTTCTCAATTTGTGATTGAGCTGAAAGTTGGATATGCCTGTAAGCTACTGATGCAGCACCAGTTCAGTATCCTGCAGATCTGTTATGAATGCGGGTTTCAGAATGTCTCCAATTTCAACAAACAGTTTAAACAGTATACCGAACTTTCTCCCAAGCAGTTTCAATTAAAGCACAAATCGCTGCGCTTGCAGGCGTCACTGTATCAACATCAGGTGCAGGAGAATCTTTGA